In one Neobacillus sp. CF12 genomic region, the following are encoded:
- a CDS encoding ABC transporter ATP-binding protein, producing MSAMKKLLPYIRPYRIFAILAPVLMCIEVMMDLLQPTIMQKMIDTGIANQDNGYVIKLGFIMLLSAVIGLIGGAGCSVYAAKAAVHFATDIRRDVFKKVGQFSNHNTDSFGTGKLITIATNDIETLKQAVIMTLRMFVRGPLLFIGSVVIVWLTARELFPVLLVSIPILMAFIYFFSVKSGKLFLNVQKAMDLVNTKLQEMLAGIRVIKAFDRQDYEKNHFKIVNDILMKRNLTAEQLVLTLMPIMMFIVNLGIIAGLWMGVIKINEGTLQVGVILAFINYLNIMMNGLMSSSHVLMQIARSFSSAERVNQVLETEIDITEPYQPVTRSELQGDVEFRDVNFSYSKNGNYVLRNISFKAKPGQTIGIIGSTGSGKSTLVKLIPRLYDPDSGTILIDGVNVKKLPLEKLRTAIGFVPQKATLFSGTIENNLRFGKEEATKDDFEQAAQSAAASEFINRFDNKFEHTLMQGATNLSGGQRQRLAMARAFIRGADIVILDDSTSAVDAISEAAIQQALKQAYSHTTVFIISSKISSIREADQILVMKDGEIEASGTHDELLKNSKVYCDIYTSQSGLEVEFG from the coding sequence ATGAGTGCTATGAAAAAGTTACTACCGTATATTAGGCCATACAGAATTTTTGCCATTTTAGCACCCGTTTTAATGTGTATTGAAGTCATGATGGATCTTTTGCAGCCAACCATCATGCAGAAGATGATTGATACTGGCATTGCCAATCAAGATAATGGTTATGTTATCAAACTAGGTTTCATAATGTTACTAAGTGCGGTTATTGGATTAATTGGAGGGGCGGGATGCTCAGTTTACGCTGCAAAAGCGGCTGTTCATTTTGCTACGGATATTCGTCGTGATGTGTTTAAAAAGGTGGGACAATTTTCAAATCATAATACAGACTCTTTTGGTACAGGGAAATTAATCACCATTGCAACCAATGATATCGAAACATTAAAACAGGCCGTCATCATGACACTACGTATGTTTGTACGTGGACCTTTGCTATTCATAGGATCTGTGGTGATTGTTTGGTTAACTGCGAGAGAACTATTTCCTGTGTTGCTTGTATCCATCCCTATCTTAATGGCTTTTATCTATTTCTTTTCAGTAAAGTCAGGAAAGCTTTTTTTGAATGTGCAAAAGGCCATGGATCTAGTAAACACAAAGCTTCAAGAAATGTTAGCGGGTATACGAGTGATCAAGGCATTTGATCGCCAAGATTATGAAAAGAACCATTTTAAAATAGTTAATGACATATTAATGAAACGAAATTTGACCGCTGAACAGCTTGTCCTGACCCTGATGCCTATTATGATGTTTATTGTTAATCTAGGAATCATTGCCGGACTTTGGATGGGTGTTATTAAGATAAATGAAGGTACTCTACAAGTCGGGGTCATTTTAGCTTTTATTAATTACTTAAACATCATGATGAATGGATTAATGAGCAGCAGCCATGTATTAATGCAGATTGCACGTTCTTTTTCCTCCGCTGAGCGAGTTAACCAGGTTCTTGAAACGGAAATTGATATTACTGAACCGTATCAGCCAGTCACTCGTTCTGAACTTCAAGGCGACGTAGAGTTTAGGGATGTAAATTTCAGCTATAGTAAAAATGGAAATTATGTGCTTAGAAACATATCATTTAAAGCAAAGCCCGGACAAACAATAGGTATTATCGGGTCAACCGGAAGCGGGAAATCAACACTTGTTAAACTGATTCCACGCCTTTATGACCCTGATTCAGGCACTATACTTATTGATGGGGTTAACGTAAAGAAATTGCCCCTTGAAAAACTTCGTACAGCAATTGGATTTGTTCCACAGAAAGCCACCTTGTTTTCAGGTACGATCGAGAACAATTTACGTTTTGGAAAAGAAGAAGCAACAAAGGATGACTTTGAACAAGCTGCACAATCTGCTGCTGCGAGTGAATTTATTAATAGGTTTGATAATAAATTTGAACACACACTTATGCAAGGCGCTACAAATTTATCAGGAGGACAGCGTCAGCGGTTAGCAATGGCACGTGCCTTTATCCGCGGTGCAGATATTGTCATTCTCGATGATTCAACTTCTGCCGTTGATGCTATATCAGAAGCAGCGATACAACAGGCATTAAAACAGGCTTACTCCCATACGACTGTGTTTATTATTTCATCAAAAATTTCCTCTATCCGTGAGGCAGATCAGATTCTTGTGATGAAGGATGGGGAAATTGAGGCTAGCGGCACACATGATGAATTACTGAAAAATAGTAAAGTTTATTGTGATATCTATACTTCACAGAGCGGATTGGAGGTTGAATTTGGATGA
- a CDS encoding ABC transporter ATP-binding protein: protein MNSVRGPRGLSGPVVKAKDRKGTIKRIWLYMEKQKAALIASIIFVFVSTLLSLLAPFMIGIIIDDYIIPKDIAGTLRFLILLALVYIATALFTWMQSFMMVRVSIQTIRNLRQDLFNKFQTLSLRFFDKRTHGDLMSRVTNDIDSLNSALSQSIIQIFSSILMLLGVTIAMFSLNWILAIVSLVVLPLIIFTTKKLITYSSSHFIKRQRDLGELNGFIEESISGAEVITLFGKEGTMNQQFSEVNERLRQSALDADIVSGYLGPVNNFINNLGLCLIIAIGAVMTVQELATVGIIAAFVTYSRQFFRPIAQLSNLFNMFQSAIAGAERVFEIMDETPDLLDKENAIVVDSFKGDVEFSHVHFGYQEGNPILKNIHFHVKSGEKIALVGPTGSGKTTIINLLMRFYDVTAGEIKLDGRDIRDYQLSGLRKRVGVVLQDTFLFSGSIMENIRYGRLEATDEEVIAAAKMASAHHYIKHLPEGYHTRITSGGYNLSQGQRQLLAIARAILADSEILILDEATSSIDTNTEIEIQKGINRLTKGRTSFIIAHRLKTIENADRILVIHQGEIIESGTHQDLLQKRGFYFNMYDSQLNHL from the coding sequence ATGAATTCAGTGCGTGGTCCGAGAGGGTTAAGCGGACCGGTTGTAAAGGCAAAAGATAGGAAGGGAACGATAAAACGGATTTGGCTGTATATGGAGAAGCAAAAAGCAGCGTTAATTGCTTCTATTATATTTGTTTTTGTTTCTACTCTGTTGAGTCTGTTGGCTCCATTTATGATTGGAATTATCATAGATGATTACATCATTCCAAAAGACATTGCTGGGACGCTTAGATTTTTGATATTACTCGCCCTTGTCTATATTGCTACTGCATTGTTTACTTGGATGCAATCTTTTATGATGGTTCGGGTATCCATACAAACAATAAGGAATTTGCGGCAGGATTTATTTAATAAGTTTCAAACATTATCTTTACGATTTTTTGATAAACGGACACATGGCGACCTAATGAGCAGGGTTACAAATGATATTGATAGTTTGAATAGTGCTCTAAGTCAAAGTATCATACAAATCTTCTCATCCATTCTGATGCTTTTAGGTGTGACGATCGCAATGTTTTCCCTTAATTGGATACTTGCTATTGTGTCACTAGTAGTACTTCCATTAATCATTTTTACTACAAAAAAGTTAATCACTTATAGCAGTAGTCATTTTATAAAAAGGCAGCGAGATTTAGGTGAATTAAACGGATTTATCGAAGAGTCCATTTCGGGGGCTGAAGTCATAACGCTTTTTGGAAAAGAAGGAACAATGAATCAGCAATTTTCAGAAGTCAATGAACGTCTGCGTCAATCAGCCTTGGATGCGGATATTGTGTCTGGATATCTCGGTCCGGTTAATAACTTTATTAACAATCTAGGACTTTGCTTGATTATTGCAATTGGAGCAGTGATGACGGTACAGGAATTAGCTACTGTTGGAATTATTGCTGCCTTTGTAACATACTCCCGTCAATTCTTTCGGCCGATTGCACAACTTTCGAATCTCTTTAATATGTTTCAATCAGCAATAGCTGGTGCAGAGCGTGTATTTGAAATCATGGACGAGACGCCGGATTTGCTAGATAAGGAGAATGCCATAGTCGTAGATTCATTTAAAGGCGATGTGGAATTTTCTCATGTCCACTTTGGTTATCAAGAAGGCAATCCTATTTTGAAAAATATTCATTTCCATGTCAAATCAGGTGAGAAAATTGCTCTTGTGGGTCCAACTGGATCAGGAAAGACTACGATCATCAATTTATTGATGAGGTTTTATGATGTGACCGCTGGTGAAATAAAACTGGATGGTCGAGATATTCGTGATTATCAATTAAGCGGGCTGCGGAAAAGAGTCGGGGTTGTACTTCAAGACACTTTCTTGTTCTCAGGAAGTATAATGGAAAATATTCGTTACGGACGGCTAGAGGCAACCGATGAGGAAGTCATAGCAGCAGCAAAAATGGCATCGGCACACCATTACATTAAACATTTGCCAGAAGGGTATCACACAAGGATTACGTCTGGCGGTTATAATTTAAGTCAGGGACAGCGCCAATTACTAGCTATTGCTAGGGCGATTTTAGCTGATTCGGAAATTTTAATACTGGATGAAGCGACTTCAAGTATCGATACCAATACCGAAATAGAAATTCAAAAGGGAATCAATAGGTTAACGAAAGGACGTACGAGCTTTATCATTGCTCACCGACTGAAAACCATCGAAAATGCCGATCGCATTTTAGTCATCCATCAAGGGGAAATCATTGAGTCAGGTACGCACCAAGATCTATTACAAAAAAGAGGATTTTATTTCAATATGTATGATAGTCAGTTAAATCATTTATAA
- a CDS encoding peptide ABC transporter substrate-binding protein: protein MKVKHWLLLLTFGLLLSLLAACSGDESKESAGTNAKEEEKEEKVLNFLNPEAIPSMDPSLATDESSFIYLAATMEGLYRLDEKTQPSPGIATEHKVSDDGLTWTFTLREDAKWSNGDPVTAHDFVYSWQRAVDPATASEYGPYMMSGVIKNAAAINKGEAAVDQLGVKADGDYTLVVELENPTPYFETLTTFGTFLPLNKKFVEEKGDSFATSSENLLANGPYTMNNWSSTGDTWELVKNKDYWDTKTVKMDKLTFKVVKDPQTALDLYEEGTVHRMDLTSDLVDQYSTSDDYVVSADTFVYFLKFNQTKSEALANKNIRAALSRAFDKEALVGEILNNGSIAANGLVPKDFTPMPETGEDFRKVSGDLVTYDLEKAKEFWAKGLEELGTDSVELEFLADDDKTTKNLVEYVANQLSTNLEGLKINIKQIPKKQRLELDSNMDYQLQLTRWGPDFLDPFTYMNLWITDGGNNMTGYSSTEYDRLVSETATKFATDNVARYNNFLEAEKVLFEDAVIAPVYQASRAQLISPKVQGVFVNPFGATYEYKWADVGEE from the coding sequence ATGAAGGTCAAACATTGGTTATTGCTTTTAACATTTGGATTGCTGCTAAGCCTACTTGCTGCCTGTTCTGGTGATGAGTCAAAGGAATCTGCAGGTACAAATGCAAAAGAAGAGGAAAAAGAAGAAAAGGTACTTAATTTTCTAAACCCAGAAGCGATTCCGTCAATGGATCCATCTTTAGCTACAGATGAGTCTTCTTTCATCTATTTAGCTGCAACAATGGAAGGTTTATATCGATTAGATGAAAAAACACAACCATCTCCTGGGATTGCTACCGAGCATAAAGTAAGTGACGATGGTCTTACATGGACCTTTACATTAAGAGAGGACGCAAAATGGTCAAATGGTGATCCGGTAACCGCTCATGACTTTGTCTATTCATGGCAGCGTGCCGTTGATCCAGCTACAGCATCTGAATATGGCCCATACATGATGAGTGGAGTAATTAAAAATGCTGCTGCTATAAACAAAGGTGAAGCAGCTGTTGATCAATTAGGAGTCAAAGCTGATGGCGATTATACTCTTGTAGTTGAATTAGAAAATCCGACACCATACTTTGAAACATTAACAACATTTGGAACCTTCTTGCCATTAAACAAGAAGTTTGTGGAGGAAAAGGGCGATAGTTTTGCCACAAGTTCTGAGAATTTATTAGCGAATGGTCCTTACACTATGAACAATTGGTCAAGTACAGGTGATACATGGGAACTAGTAAAGAATAAAGATTATTGGGATACAAAAACTGTGAAAATGGATAAACTGACTTTCAAGGTAGTAAAAGATCCACAAACTGCTCTTGATTTATATGAAGAAGGTACGGTTCACCGAATGGATCTAACATCCGATCTAGTTGACCAGTATTCTACAAGTGACGATTATGTGGTTTCCGCAGATACATTTGTTTATTTCTTAAAGTTTAATCAAACAAAATCAGAAGCATTAGCAAATAAAAATATTCGTGCTGCACTTAGCAGAGCTTTTGACAAGGAAGCGTTAGTAGGAGAGATTTTAAACAACGGATCCATCGCAGCAAACGGATTGGTTCCGAAAGACTTTACACCTATGCCTGAAACAGGTGAGGATTTCCGAAAAGTAAGTGGAGATCTTGTCACGTATGACCTTGAGAAAGCAAAAGAATTCTGGGCAAAGGGATTGGAAGAGTTAGGTACTGACTCCGTTGAACTCGAGTTCCTTGCAGATGATGACAAGACAACTAAAAACTTAGTTGAATACGTTGCAAACCAACTTTCAACGAATTTAGAAGGATTAAAGATCAATATTAAACAAATTCCAAAAAAGCAACGTCTTGAATTAGATTCAAATATGGATTATCAACTTCAGCTTACGAGATGGGGCCCAGACTTCCTTGATCCATTTACTTACATGAACTTGTGGATTACAGATGGCGGGAACAATATGACTGGATATTCAAGTACGGAATATGACAGATTGGTTAGTGAAACAGCTACAAAATTTGCTACAGATAATGTAGCTCGTTACAACAACTTCTTAGAGGCCGAAAAAGTGCTATTTGAAGATGCTGTGATTGCCCCAGTTTACCAAGCTTCTAGAGCACAATTAATCTCTCCAAAAGTCCAAGGTGTATTCGTGAACCCATTTGGTGCAACATACGAATATAAATGGGCAGATGTAGGGGAAGAGTAA
- a CDS encoding cupredoxin domain-containing protein produces the protein MKKFRLLFLMGAIIVGLAACGGTDEETTAKQDEKEVETTTTASDVEEFTITATNWEFSSDKELVIKKGTKVKLNLVNEEGMHTISSEELEIELKADTPSEFTAKKTGEYELFCSTICGATDDHEAMKVSLKIID, from the coding sequence ATGAAGAAGTTCAGATTATTATTTTTAATGGGTGCAATCATAGTAGGTTTAGCTGCTTGCGGAGGAACAGATGAAGAAACCACTGCTAAACAAGATGAAAAGGAAGTTGAAACCACAACAACCGCATCCGATGTAGAGGAATTTACAATCACAGCTACTAACTGGGAGTTCTCTTCTGATAAAGAACTGGTTATCAAAAAAGGAACGAAGGTTAAACTTAATTTAGTGAACGAAGAAGGAATGCATACAATTAGTAGTGAAGAGCTAGAAATTGAACTAAAAGCTGATACACCATCTGAATTTACTGCAAAAAAGACTGGCGAATATGAATTATTTTGTTCTACTATTTGTGGAGCTACCGATGACCATGAAGCAATGAAAGTTTCATTAAAAATTATAGACTAA
- a CDS encoding peptidoglycan recognition family protein, with the protein MRKNLIFVIGVIFSIIFLSITPVHATEIQGQHILMTKEEFKDWLFNTQVNREIRLIQQHHTWIPSYTHFDGSNHFRLLTGMENHHKKTMGWKNIAQNVTTFPDGKVAVSRPFNIAPEGTIGPKANSAGIAIEHIGNFDIGHDVMTKAQKDTIIYINALLCIKFGLTPSIDSITYHHWWHLKTKERVLDATASYNVKSCPGTGFFGGNSTSSAKSNFYPLISDKIEELLETDQ; encoded by the coding sequence ATGAGAAAAAACCTTATATTTGTTATTGGTGTCATTTTCAGCATCATATTCTTGTCAATAACCCCAGTCCATGCAACTGAAATTCAGGGACAACATATTCTTATGACGAAGGAGGAATTTAAAGATTGGTTATTTAACACTCAAGTTAATCGTGAAATACGGTTAATCCAACAACATCATACTTGGATCCCTTCATATACTCACTTTGATGGTTCTAACCATTTTCGATTGCTGACTGGTATGGAGAACCATCATAAAAAAACAATGGGCTGGAAGAATATTGCCCAAAATGTAACGACCTTTCCAGATGGAAAAGTAGCTGTATCTAGACCTTTTAACATTGCCCCTGAAGGTACCATTGGTCCTAAGGCTAATTCAGCCGGAATTGCCATCGAACATATTGGCAACTTCGATATCGGGCATGATGTAATGACAAAAGCACAAAAGGACACAATCATTTATATCAATGCTTTACTGTGTATAAAATTTGGGTTAACACCTTCGATAGACAGTATCACCTATCACCATTGGTGGCACTTAAAAACAAAAGAAAGAGTCTTGGATGCCACTGCCAGCTACAATGTTAAATCCTGTCCTGGTACCGGGTTTTTCGGAGGTAATTCTACATCTAGTGCTAAGAGTAACTTCTATCCCCTCATATCAGATAAGATAGAAGAACTATTAGAAACAGATCAATAG
- a CDS encoding YrzI family small protein, translating into MNVNILFFTISIKKRDVSLEEAIHREMVEKSMQENKERYIHFIGRY; encoded by the coding sequence GTGAACGTAAATATTCTCTTTTTCACCATTAGTATTAAAAAACGGGATGTCTCCCTTGAAGAAGCTATTCATAGAGAAATGGTTGAAAAAAGTATGCAGGAAAATAAGGAACGCTATATTCACTTTATAGGTAGGTACTAA
- a CDS encoding VOC family protein: MGKNLIQKVGQIAVPVKNLDQAVHFYKEKLELPLLFTTNVLAFFECNGLRLLLSVPEKEEFSHPSSIIYFQVRDINEAYGDLLNKDVTFIDEPHLIAKMGQTETWMAFFKDSEDNTLALMSEFEV; this comes from the coding sequence ATGGGAAAGAACCTAATTCAAAAGGTTGGTCAAATTGCCGTTCCAGTTAAAAATTTAGATCAGGCTGTACATTTTTATAAAGAAAAACTCGAACTTCCTCTTTTGTTTACTACAAACGTTTTAGCATTCTTTGAATGTAACGGTCTGCGTCTATTACTAAGCGTTCCTGAAAAAGAAGAATTTTCTCATCCTAGTTCGATTATTTATTTTCAAGTTAGAGATATTAACGAGGCATATGGGGATTTACTAAATAAAGATGTTACATTTATTGATGAACCACACCTTATTGCAAAAATGGGACAAACTGAAACATGGATGGCGTTTTTTAAAGACAGTGAAGATAATACCCTTGCATTAATGAGTGAATTCGAAGTGTAG
- a CDS encoding DUF3899 domain-containing protein — protein sequence MFKNKWKLFLLNLLLTLLIFFIFSSNYNLLNFINSLFYLSIIYLITVLLMYTIKGGFFDGVTFGFRRFNSIMFKRDDHLEEWRDKPLPSEKFNALHYQRFKFQAISLLVLLIILLFLYYTI from the coding sequence ATGTTTAAAAATAAATGGAAGCTTTTTTTACTCAATCTTTTATTAACTCTTTTGATCTTTTTTATTTTCTCATCGAACTATAATCTCCTGAACTTTATAAACTCATTATTCTATCTTTCCATTATTTATCTAATTACCGTATTACTTATGTACACGATTAAAGGTGGATTTTTTGACGGAGTTACCTTCGGGTTCAGAAGATTCAATAGCATCATGTTTAAAAGAGATGACCATCTTGAAGAGTGGCGTGATAAACCACTGCCTTCTGAAAAATTTAACGCTTTACACTATCAACGTTTTAAATTCCAAGCTATCTCCTTATTAGTGCTACTAATTATCCTACTTTTCCTTTACTATACAATTTAA
- a CDS encoding peptide ABC transporter substrate-binding protein has translation MKKKYAWLLALSLVLSMFLAACSGNKETADDDKKPADDAPEVEQVLHFINGDTIPSMDPGMVTDEYGIQFTAAIMEGLYRLDESGKPTEGIATKHEVSEDGKTWTFTLREDAKWENGEPVTANDFVFSWRRAVDPNQGSEYGPYMMGGVIKNATAVNKGEVPVDQLGVKADGDYKLVVELENPTPYFESLTTFPTFFPLNEKFVTEKGGTYATSADTLLSNGPFKFSSWTSTAQKWELVKNETYWDAKTVKLEKMTYVVVKEPQVGVDLYEKGEVDRAGLSSDLVDQYATHDDYTVEPDNSVFYIKMNQTRNPALKNVNVRNAIARAFDKQALVDEILNNGSIVANGLVPKDFVPTPDGKDFREVSGDLMKYDVEKAKEFWEKGLAELGTKEVTIELLGGDAEVSKMMNQYLANQLSTNLPGLKVTLKEVPFEQRLELDTAMDYDMQFAGWGPDFLDPYTFMNLWLTDGGNNQMGYSNPEYDKLINETATTKATDQEARFDNFLKAEKILFEDAAIAPVYQRAGALLVSPKIQGVFTNQFGATYEYKWANVGAEE, from the coding sequence ATGAAGAAGAAATACGCATGGCTTTTAGCTCTAAGCCTAGTGCTAAGCATGTTTTTAGCTGCTTGCTCAGGCAACAAAGAAACAGCTGATGATGATAAAAAACCAGCTGATGATGCACCAGAAGTTGAACAAGTATTACACTTTATTAACGGGGATACAATCCCTTCAATGGACCCTGGTATGGTAACAGATGAATACGGTATCCAATTCACGGCTGCTATTATGGAAGGTTTATACCGTCTTGATGAAAGCGGAAAACCAACTGAAGGTATTGCTACTAAGCACGAAGTAAGTGAAGACGGTAAAACTTGGACATTCACTTTACGTGAAGATGCAAAATGGGAAAATGGTGAGCCTGTAACAGCTAACGACTTCGTATTTTCTTGGCGTCGTGCAGTAGACCCAAATCAAGGATCTGAATATGGTCCATACATGATGGGCGGCGTTATCAAAAACGCAACTGCTGTAAATAAAGGTGAAGTTCCAGTTGATCAATTAGGTGTTAAAGCTGATGGTGATTACAAACTAGTTGTTGAACTTGAAAATCCAACTCCTTATTTTGAATCTTTAACAACCTTCCCAACTTTCTTCCCATTAAATGAGAAGTTTGTAACGGAAAAAGGTGGCACATATGCAACTAGCGCTGATACATTATTATCTAACGGACCATTCAAGTTCTCTTCTTGGACTTCTACTGCTCAAAAGTGGGAATTAGTTAAGAACGAAACTTACTGGGATGCAAAAACTGTTAAGTTAGAAAAAATGACTTACGTTGTAGTAAAAGAACCACAAGTTGGGGTTGACTTGTATGAAAAAGGTGAAGTTGACCGTGCAGGTTTATCTTCTGACTTAGTTGACCAATACGCAACTCATGATGATTACACAGTAGAACCTGATAATTCAGTATTCTATATTAAGATGAACCAAACAAGAAACCCAGCTCTTAAGAACGTAAACGTACGTAATGCAATTGCTAGAGCATTTGATAAGCAAGCATTAGTAGATGAAATCTTAAACAACGGTTCTATCGTTGCTAACGGTTTAGTACCAAAAGATTTCGTTCCAACTCCAGATGGAAAAGACTTCCGTGAAGTAAGCGGAGATCTAATGAAATATGATGTTGAAAAAGCGAAAGAATTCTGGGAAAAAGGTTTAGCTGAATTAGGAACTAAAGAAGTTACTATCGAATTACTTGGTGGAGACGCTGAAGTATCTAAGATGATGAACCAATATCTTGCAAACCAATTGTCAACAAATCTTCCTGGTTTAAAAGTTACTTTAAAAGAAGTACCATTTGAGCAACGTCTAGAATTAGATACTGCTATGGATTATGACATGCAATTTGCTGGATGGGGACCTGACTTCCTTGATCCATATACCTTCATGAACCTATGGTTAACTGATGGTGGAAACAACCAAATGGGCTATTCTAACCCAGAATATGATAAGTTAATAAACGAAACTGCAACAACTAAAGCAACAGATCAAGAAGCACGTTTTGACAACTTCTTAAAAGCTGAAAAGATTCTTTTTGAAGATGCAGCAATTGCTCCTGTATATCAAAGAGCTGGTGCTCTATTAGTTTCTCCGAAAATTCAAGGTGTGTTTACAAACCAATTCGGAGCAACTTACGAGTACAAATGGGCTAACGTTGGTGCTGAAGAATAA
- the opp3b gene encoding oligopeptide ABC transporter permease — protein MTRYLLRRVWYMFLTLFIIATASFFLMKILPGSPLNAEDKLSEEQKEIILEKYGLNDPVPVQYAKYLGGLVQGDLGVSFKFDNTPVTTILIDRIGPSALLGFQALILGSVIGIILGLMASIFRNSPIDFSSTIIAVLGTSIPSFVFAGLLQYVFAVKLGWFPVALWGEFEHTILPTIALAIHPMATAARFTRTEMVEVLHSNYIITARAKGVAESGIILKHGLRNALIPLITVLGPMAVGLMTGSMVIEQIFAIPGIGEQFVTSVMVNDYPTIMGTTLLFAFGFILIILIIDLLYGLIDPRIRLAGGSK, from the coding sequence ATGACTCGATATTTACTCCGTCGCGTATGGTATATGTTTTTAACATTATTTATTATCGCTACTGCTTCGTTCTTTCTTATGAAAATTTTGCCGGGAAGCCCGTTAAACGCAGAAGATAAACTGAGTGAAGAACAAAAAGAAATTATCTTAGAAAAGTATGGATTGAATGATCCAGTGCCGGTTCAGTATGCAAAGTATCTTGGAGGACTTGTACAAGGAGACTTGGGGGTATCATTTAAATTTGATAATACTCCTGTAACTACAATCTTAATAGACAGAATCGGGCCATCTGCACTATTGGGTTTCCAAGCCTTAATATTGGGTTCTGTTATAGGGATAATCCTTGGATTAATGGCATCTATCTTCCGTAATAGTCCAATTGATTTTTCATCAACGATTATTGCAGTTTTAGGTACATCGATACCATCATTTGTATTTGCTGGTTTATTGCAATATGTTTTTGCCGTAAAATTAGGTTGGTTCCCGGTTGCACTTTGGGGAGAATTCGAACATACGATCCTGCCAACGATAGCTTTGGCTATTCACCCAATGGCAACTGCTGCACGTTTTACAAGAACAGAAATGGTAGAAGTGTTACACTCCAACTACATCATTACAGCTCGTGCTAAAGGTGTAGCGGAGTCTGGAATTATCTTAAAACATGGTTTGCGTAATGCACTCATTCCGTTAATTACCGTTTTAGGCCCAATGGCAGTTGGTTTAATGACTGGATCAATGGTTATTGAACAAATCTTTGCTATTCCAGGAATTGGTGAACAATTCGTTACGTCTGTTATGGTAAATGATTATCCAACAATTATGGGTACAACATTATTGTTTGCATTTGGTTTTATCTTGATTATTTTAATCATTGACCTCCTATACGGATTGATCGATCCTAGAATAAGACTAGCAGGAGGAAGTAAATAA